A window of Methanobrevibacter ruminantium contains these coding sequences:
- a CDS encoding type II toxin-antitoxin system VapC family toxin: MIFLDSTYLIGLILKNDSLYYKSHLLKPYLGDENKIINNTVFNEVLNSVTSNNSHYDLNHIKKLLLSFNIDFLTSDDYLDSFDIFEYYNFSVNFSDCTILNTMQNYNINQITSFDSDFDKIKGVKRIYLK; this comes from the coding sequence ATGATTTTTTTAGATAGCACTTATTTAATAGGCTTAATTTTAAAAAATGATTCATTATATTATAAATCTCACCTTTTGAAACCTTATTTGGGTGATGAAAATAAAATAATCAATAATACTGTTTTTAATGAGGTTTTAAACAGTGTAACTTCAAATAATTCTCATTATGATTTAAATCATATAAAAAAATTATTGCTTTCTTTTAATATTGATTTTTTAACTTCAGATGATTACCTTGATTCATTTGATATTTTTGAGTATTATAATTTTTCAGTTAATTTTTCAGACTGCACTATCCTAAATACTATGCAGAATTATAATATTAATCAAATAACTTCATTTGATTCTGATTTTGATAAAATAAAAGGAGTTAAAAGAATTTATTTGAAATAA
- the pyrF gene encoding orotidine-5'-phosphate decarboxylase yields MDVKNNIILAMDLMDLNEAERVCESINEYIDTIKIGYPLTLAEGLSTIGFFKDNFDYKVICDYKVADIPATNEKISNQTFDAGADAIICHGFVGSDSVDACKTSAEDHGGEVFLLTEMSHPGAIKFLQPNADEIARMGVEMGITNYVAPSTRPERLSEIRDIVGKDAFMISPGVGTQGGDPRETLKYSNALIIGRSIYNAEDPEKATKDIVDSIQ; encoded by the coding sequence ATGGATGTGAAAAACAATATCATACTTGCAATGGACTTAATGGATTTGAATGAAGCGGAAAGGGTATGCGAATCAATCAACGAGTACATTGATACAATAAAGATCGGATATCCATTGACCCTTGCTGAAGGATTGTCAACTATTGGATTCTTTAAGGATAACTTTGATTATAAGGTAATTTGTGATTACAAGGTAGCAGACATTCCAGCTACCAATGAAAAGATATCTAACCAAACCTTTGATGCCGGTGCAGATGCAATCATATGTCATGGATTTGTAGGTTCAGACAGTGTAGATGCATGCAAGACATCTGCAGAAGACCATGGCGGGGAAGTATTCCTCTTAACTGAAATGTCTCACCCCGGAGCAATCAAGTTCCTCCAGCCTAATGCAGATGAAATAGCAAGAATGGGTGTTGAAATGGGAATAACCAACTATGTAGCACCATCCACAAGACCTGAAAGATTATCTGAAATAAGGGATATAGTTGGAAAAGATGCATTCATGATTTCTCCAGGTGTAGGAACCCAAGGTGGAGACCCAAGGGAAACATTGAAATACTCCAATGCATTGATCATTGGAAGATCCATTTACAATGCAGAAGACCCTGAAAAGGCAACTAAAGACATTGTTGATTCAATACAATAA
- a CDS encoding CDP-glycerol glycerophosphotransferase family protein, with protein MYEKHKIYAKIFNILRKFPQKNNKITLLTNKNHSFEANLEYIAKELDNRNNAGKNYEYKFIPKDSLSFSNIRDFASSKYVFLVDNFFPLAFMNVEGMKWVQLWHGTGLFKKFGYDLLNDEDKKIMEMFAPKIDLVSVSSENVADIYARNFYVDKSKVKPFGVPRNDFYDEEHLSDDYLSNLRESFEKDYPQLKGKKLVLYAPTFREDPKNNAVFAYFDVEKFLNELGDEYALAIRLHPNYKRFCDEEHNIDLEDLTNRYDIINFTGFKDEQKLLILADILVADYSSIMVDYTILKKPAILFDYDLEDYLYKERGFYFDYEEMVPGRIVYNIDELIEAIKEEDFRLEKMDEFLKFQFGEFKPNSSKLILDYILED; from the coding sequence GTGTATGAAAAACATAAGATATATGCAAAAATATTCAATATTCTTAGGAAATTTCCACAAAAGAATAATAAGATAACGCTTTTAACAAACAAGAACCACTCATTTGAAGCTAATTTGGAATATATTGCAAAGGAACTGGACAATAGGAACAATGCAGGAAAGAATTATGAATACAAGTTCATTCCTAAGGATTCCTTGTCATTTAGTAATATCCGCGACTTTGCAAGTTCAAAATACGTATTTTTGGTTGATAATTTCTTCCCTCTTGCATTCATGAATGTGGAAGGCATGAAATGGGTGCAATTATGGCATGGAACAGGACTCTTCAAGAAATTCGGTTATGATCTTTTAAATGATGAGGATAAGAAAATAATGGAGATGTTTGCTCCTAAGATTGATTTGGTGTCTGTAAGCAGTGAAAATGTAGCGGATATCTATGCCCGCAACTTCTATGTTGACAAGTCAAAGGTCAAGCCATTTGGAGTTCCTAGAAATGACTTCTATGATGAGGAACACTTGTCTGATGATTATTTGTCCAACTTAAGGGAATCATTTGAAAAGGATTATCCACAGCTTAAGGGTAAGAAACTGGTTCTTTATGCACCTACATTTAGGGAAGATCCTAAAAACAATGCTGTTTTCGCTTACTTTGATGTAGAAAAGTTCCTTAATGAATTAGGTGATGAATATGCCTTAGCCATTCGTCTTCATCCTAATTATAAGAGATTCTGTGATGAGGAGCACAACATTGATTTGGAGGATTTGACCAATAGGTATGATATAATCAACTTCACTGGATTCAAGGATGAGCAAAAGCTTCTAATTTTGGCTGACATTTTAGTGGCGGACTATTCTTCAATCATGGTGGATTACACTATCTTGAAAAAGCCTGCAATACTATTTGATTATGACTTAGAGGATTATCTTTACAAGGAACGTGGATTCTACTTTGATTATGAGGAAATGGTTCCGGGAAGGATAGTTTACAATATCGATGAATTGATAGAAGCAATCAAGGAAGAGGACTTCAGATTGGAGAAGATGGATGAGTTCTTGAAATTCCAATTCGGTGAATTTAAGCCAAATTCATCTAAGCTTATTTTAGACTACATTTTAGAAGATTAG
- a CDS encoding DUF2149 domain-containing protein: protein MVRKKSRRRKRQEEDPMAGTTNLVDAMLVLALGFLIFAVIGWNLQSVIFSDMSPEERQATMESIKDITNVTQGEKLNETPDTSNSSGEGYVEQGKVYKDSKTGNLIMVEG, encoded by the coding sequence ATGGTTAGAAAGAAATCTAGACGCCGAAAACGACAGGAAGAGGATCCTATGGCTGGAACAACAAACCTTGTTGATGCAATGCTTGTTCTTGCACTTGGATTCCTGATTTTTGCTGTTATAGGCTGGAACTTGCAAAGTGTTATTTTCAGTGACATGTCTCCAGAGGAGCGACAGGCTACCATGGAGTCAATCAAGGACATCACTAATGTAACACAAGGTGAAAAGTTAAACGAAACTCCAGACACTTCAAACAGCTCTGGAGAAGGTTATGTAGAACAGGGTAAAGTTTACAAGGATTCGAAAACGGGTAATCTGATTATGGTAGAGGGCTAA
- a CDS encoding DUF2162 family putative transporter codes for MNLLVSLFGAIILAAVLLLGIGTGLLSNFFKNDLRKHLIISLLISIAIALIIIALSPFYESLIGLTVNNFFFYIFMAIIALILGIFTFYYWQKEKQYDNILKGLLYFDFIPVSYGLLLMSSAALSPSFVFDTANFSMTISTVHLAIIIAVLLMLISVIAYRFSDFIEDYRVTHYPIIYGSMMVIFAFVFIVFGFFVPTISQVLEYPSTQLTLMPVDAGIGLIVILAICLGIGALFKKRNNRLK; via the coding sequence ATGAATCTATTGGTTAGTCTATTTGGCGCAATTATTTTAGCAGCAGTTCTTTTATTGGGAATTGGAACTGGATTGTTATCCAATTTCTTTAAGAATGACTTAAGGAAACATTTGATAATTTCATTGCTGATTTCCATAGCAATCGCTTTAATAATAATTGCATTAAGCCCATTTTATGAAAGTTTAATAGGATTGACAGTGAATAATTTCTTCTTCTATATATTCATGGCAATCATTGCCTTGATTTTAGGAATATTCACTTTCTATTATTGGCAAAAAGAAAAGCAATATGACAATATTTTAAAGGGATTATTGTACTTTGATTTCATACCAGTATCCTATGGATTGCTTCTAATGTCATCTGCAGCATTGTCTCCAAGCTTTGTATTTGACACAGCCAATTTCTCAATGACTATCTCAACAGTTCATTTGGCTATCATCATAGCGGTTTTATTGATGTTAATAAGCGTCATAGCTTATAGGTTTTCAGATTTCATTGAAGATTATCGTGTTACACACTATCCAATCATTTATGGAAGCATGATGGTGATCTTTGCATTCGTATTCATTGTATTTGGATTCTTTGTGCCTACAATAAGCCAGGTGCTTGAGTATCCATCTACACAACTGACTTTAATGCCAGTTGATGCAGGAATAGGTCTTATAGTAATATTAGCTATTTGCTTAGGCATTGGAGCATTATTCAAAAAGAGAAACAATAGGTTAAAATAA
- a CDS encoding MotA/TolQ/ExbB proton channel family protein has product MAIPGGDFLTTGLNLISQSLLIPVVIILLIFVVVVVVSLGGLIYEYTSRTRVSVDEVSNLILDMSASDSVDSLKAKINGSPLPQAQKNLLVKIASTENLTDASREAFARKLIENEENLTDKSLEVTDIITRIGPTLGLMGTLIPLGTGLAALGSGDVNTLSQSLIVAFDTTVVGIGSGAVAYLISKLRNRWYEEYLSNLDVLSDAVLDFMSKH; this is encoded by the coding sequence ATGGCAATTCCCGGTGGTGACTTCTTAACCACTGGACTTAACTTGATTTCACAAAGTCTTTTGATACCGGTAGTTATCATACTATTGATTTTTGTAGTGGTTGTAGTGGTTTCATTAGGTGGACTCATTTACGAATACACCTCAAGAACAAGGGTTTCTGTAGATGAGGTCTCCAATCTGATTTTGGATATGTCCGCTTCAGATTCTGTTGATTCATTGAAGGCAAAAATCAATGGCTCTCCACTTCCACAAGCTCAAAAGAATCTTTTGGTAAAGATAGCAAGCACAGAAAACTTGACTGATGCTTCAAGAGAGGCATTTGCTCGTAAATTGATTGAAAATGAGGAAAACTTGACAGACAAGTCTCTTGAAGTGACTGATATCATCACCCGTATTGGACCTACCTTAGGTTTGATGGGTACCTTGATTCCACTTGGAACAGGTCTTGCAGCACTTGGTTCCGGGGACGTAAACACATTATCACAATCCTTGATTGTAGCATTCGATACAACTGTTGTAGGTATTGGATCAGGTGCAGTGGCTTACCTTATTTCAAAGCTTAGAAACAGATGGTATGAGGAGTATTTATCTAATTTGGATGTATTGTCTGATGCAGTATTGGACTTCATGTCTAAGCATTAG